Part of the Vigna unguiculata cultivar IT97K-499-35 chromosome 3, ASM411807v1, whole genome shotgun sequence genome, GAAAACAACTGTCAAACAGAGAATTTTTGTGGCTATAATGCACTTGTGAAATTTCCTATTTATAGGGAAAAAAGTgtttaaacatattaaaaaaatactaaagaacatttttatcttttcgtattgtttttaatatatgtggAATATAAGTtttcatattaataaaaatagttgtgagatttgtaattgtcttttgCTCATTTATACTTTTGTGTTAGTCCTGTTCTTCGTAACTTCAGTTCATAACATATAATCTGTCTTTTCTGTGAATGTTTGAACAACTTAAGGTTGGATAGCTACTTTCTTTTAAAGTATTTTgtcattaaaaatgttatttttgtatatgtaaaaaacaaaattaaagataaaatagtaGATATATAGAGTGTGTGTAAAGATGATTGagtgttaaaataatattacccTATTCAATTAGACATAGAAACAAAGAATTTAACACCAAACAGTTTTATTCATATAGGAGGGTCGATCTTACATCATACACTACATGCAATTATTTTGAACATGTCTCAATCTCAGACTTGCACCATAGCCAAAGTACACAGCTTTATTTCCATCAAATACATTAttgatctttatttttaagtatcTTTTATTTAGCTTCATCTTCTCTGCTAGCTTTCTTCAATGATCACACACATTGACCCTCTGTGATACTCAACTTCAGTCCTGCATGTATCAGAAATCAAGTTAACTGAGTgcatcacaatatatatatatatgcattgtGTAAACGTTACTTGCCTTCCGCTTGCGGCAGTTTTCATTGTCACTCTCACTGTCACTGCTACTACTGCTGCTACCATCGTGTTCTGAGAGACGATCCTTGATATTCTGCACCAGACCTTTCTTGTGCCCCCTCTTATTGTTGGTCTGTGTTTTGGTGCAACTGCATTGTGTTTCAGTTTTGGTGGTTGAGTGGCCTGAATGGGAAAGCACTTTGGTTTGGGAGGTGCATTGGGTGGTGTGTGTGACCTCATTGGAGTGGCTATGGTGTCCTTTGAAGAAACCAGAAACCTTCTGACCAAACGAGGTGTGCTGGTTTTTCTGTTGGCAGGTTTGTTCGCAGGTTTTGTGGCACTGTGCGGAGGCCATTGATGGAAAAGTGTGGTGTTTCTTAGGAACTTGtttggtttgtttgtttgtttgtgatgCTTTGCAAGGTTTGAGAGTGAGTAGGTGTTATATAGAGGAAGACATGCATTGATTTTTGTTCAACCGTGCCTTCAATTTAGAGATAGATCGATACTGTTCCATCTATGAACAAACATGGAATCTGCTTTTTCTCGGTGGGGCTAAGAATACTGCAATTTTTTGTATCATATTCTATCATTTTATCACCTTTTTTTGGCATTTTTCTCCACCGAATATGTACCAAATTAATTTCGATCAGAGGATCAAGAAAATAGAGCAGAGCCATGGcatctaatatatattatttaaattgtactcactctgttttctttttctttttattatctttCATCCTCTTGATTtgtataagaaaattaatatatatatatatatatatatatatatatattttttttttttttttctgttagtATATATGAATTTCACTCGAGTTTCTCAATggtttttgtcaaaaaaagttattaattattttagtatatttttttcatctaagTATTCGAAATCAATTTCATTCGCATGAAGGACAGGTTACTATAAAATTCTCTTGATTATTAAATCAGATGAATTCAGATTAATATAAGgtaaagaaaaaacttaaaggCATGGGCAATGAAGATGATTGATTCTCATTTGGTCAATATAATTTGTCATGTATATGCATTTTCATTACTTAAATACACAAGTTGTAAATATACCATGTCTAACGTATATAATCGCTTTTAGAAAAATTCtctttaatactttttttatttttttaactttttgtattTGTGTGTATCTCAgaaatacttttcaaaaatcacgaaaaatgttgttaaaaGACATTTTCCTTTACTATCAAGTGTGGGCTATATTATGTTTTGTgggggaaaaaaaagaaaaaaaaaagaatatcgTATGAGAGGATGCATAGATCAATTTATGAAATCTAGTTTTTATAAAGCAGaagataaatgtatattttatataactaaatattatgataaatattcataaaaaaacctactataaataatcattttgtaaatataaattatgtaatagttaaattaataataaattacattttcaaatatttagtttatatttcactttattgtgcaataaaaaaacattttttagatTAATGATAAACGATTTACATTCCAATACAACTAAAGGTTAAgaaaatcttatatttaaaaaaactccAAAAATATAATTCTTCAAAGTGTTCTCGTTGGATATCATTATTCCAATATTTGTATATTGTGATTACCCTTTGAGACTTGTAGCAGTTGTCTCACCAATGCATGCAACAAAAATGTTACCACTTTAAATTGAAAGAAGATTCTTCCAAACACCAATGCAATATATTATCTAaacaagataaattatattatcctacaaataaatccaataactcaatttttaactggtcttttattaataaaaatcaatatgGAACTTGAAAGTAGTGTATATGTGTAACATACTAGTTCCATGATGGAAAGAGCTAAAAAAAACTTAGTTTTGACATCTAAAAAGAATTGtaagaagaaatattttatgtaaaaaacatatttttattgtgttaaaattaaaatgtatgtaCTGGAATtcttatgtattatttaaaattaaaagaaaaagtaaattctgataaaaaaatagtgCAGCTTCTATTTGTGAAAACTTTTGAACACTAAATTATCAAGAGTTCAACTTTCAATTATGGACTTtgtgattctaataattaataatttggcAGCTAGAATGTGTAGATCCTTTTATTCAAAGTCTATAATAATGAAACATTCAAATGTTGACTTTAAGGAACACAAAGCAAATAAGGATAAGAAATTGCTTTGAAATAGCAACAAAAAGTAACAGAAAGCAAATGCTAACAACAATTAGAGGTTGATGTTTGTGTTTGAATTCCGAAGTTACTCGAGTAACCTGCAGTATGTGAGAATCAAAGCACAATTTATAACTGCAGGTTTTTTAGTTTAGTCTATTTAATGCACAagctaatattattattaacatagaataagataaacaatttctaaatatataaattgaataatattattgattataaatcataaataaagcCTGAAATAGAAATACATACAACAACTTCAAACTCCCATAAAAACACATTCCCTCCTCAAACCCCACCACTGCAAATAAGGAGAGAAAATTTACATAAACTCATTATCTTGCAAAATCTTAGGAAAGAAAAACAAGCCCCAAAAGCTgctaaaaaggttaaaaaatagaataaaggattagattttagaaaaatgataattttaaagaagtaaaagataaaatattaaattgtctgttttataatatttgtaatataacTTAAAATGCAATTGGCATCTTTTATGAACTTTAAGTCTCTTCTCTATTACTCATAAAAAGACATCTTATATTTAACTTGTAAAAAACAGGAACTACCCGCAATCTAACAGTTTTTTTTAGGTTATTTTTTcctaatttctaaaaatatattttttttcaaatattttcttatcttAATTATGAAGCCTTTTGGTAGAaaatttgaggaaccatctttattaaaaatgaaatcaaacataatcaataaataaataaaaaatgatgatTTCCCGATATGTCTTTTAATAttctatattttctatttttgttgtgttaAGTGCATTTCAAAACTGTACTTCCTTATTTTGTTTAGACTTAAGTTAAGatgtttgaaatataaatattaattagtaatttaaagtatataatataGTAATTTACATTAGATATTCAAAATATAACCTTAAATCAAATGTAGCttcaagaatatatatatatatatatatatatatatatatatatatatatatatatatatatatatatatataaccttaAGTTTCgaaaactatatttaaaataatttaatcattttaaaatttaagttaataatttttgtttgtttgcatgtataaattattatattatgcaAAATAAATGTAGTATGAATTCatacaataaaacataaatatgtcTGGTCGATTGATATGTATAATCATGTAAAAATGGCTAAACAAGTGGGATATTTGTTTGACAATTACTGATATTTGTATAGATGTATGTAAAATTGTAGTAAATTAACCCTAGTTACTCAAGAAATCTAAGCTTGTTACCCTTTAACAGagctaataaataaataatatgaataataacATAGTTCATGATAGAGTGAGGAGTATAAAAGTATGTACCTATTTTATGTTGACTTGGGCGAAGAGTGTGCGAAAATCAACTGAGAAATTGAGTTGATGGCAACAACCATGTCGCGTAAGCAGTCTCTTGTGTTTCTTTGTTTGTAATGAAAAGTAATAGTATTATAGTAACAGAGCGTCCACGCGGAGTGAGGTTTGAAAATTCTCTTAACTACAAAACTCTTCTATTCAATCATACCTCCGAGGAACATCAACCTATGATTAACCAAACATAACGGTGGACTCGGTCACATTTCCTATTCTCCACACTCTCCACTGACCAAATCCCGGTCTTAGCTGAAAAACTCGCTTTTCTCAGTCAAACTTGGACTTTCaactctcctttttttttccaacTCAAAACCACCCTTTAAATACTACCCTTTCATTCACCCCAAAATAACACATACCTTACCTCATCACCCTCTCCTCCTCTAACCTCACTTCCGCTCTCTTCCACGTCAAACCACCAATCCTAATTCTGGCTACGTCCATGATCATTGCTTACTACACTTCACCACTCCCAGGATCTCATAAATTTCTTCAGCTTCAAACTCAACTTCAGAAAAAGAAACTATTGGTTCTGGATCCAAGTGCGTTTCCAGAGTAGAAGTGAGACTATTGGGCATGAGATAAACATCAAGCACTATCATCTCCTGTCATTGACACTATTACtataaacaacacaaaaatgGAGAGTGAATGGAGCTGGGAACAAAACACACTCATCAATGAGCTAGTTCAAGGAATGGAGCTAGCAAGGAAGTTGAAGGAAGACTTGAGAATGCCGTACTCAGTTGACTCAAAAGATATGCTGCTGCAGAGGATACTATCTTCTTATGAAAAGGCTCTACTCATTCTGAGATGCAATGCATCAACTTCCGAGTTGCAGGCCACGAGTCAAGCAACAGCAACTTTGTTGCCGGAGTCCCCAATATCCGTCCATGGAAGTCCTCTGAGTGAGGATCTTGATGGGGCCGTCAAGGATCACCAAGAAATTAAACATGATTCAAAGAAAAGGTGAATATTACTAGACACACTTGGTAGCAGTTTTCTGCCACATAAGCATAAACTATGCctgattattatattaaaactctaacaaatattttattggcTTCAGAAAGATAACGCCCAAATGGATGGATCATGTAAGAGTGAGCTGCGAGAGTGGTCTTGAAGGACCGCAAGAAGATGGCTACAACTGGAGAAAATATGGTCAAAAAGACATCCTCGGAGCCAAATATCCCAGGTGAGAGGATTTCCCGTAATCATGTCATGCTTAAAAAGATAATGATAAATATAGTTAAGGATAAAGTTGACTTGACCAAGGGCAGTTTCTAATTCACAACCCATTGTATCACTTGCAGAAGTTACTATAGGTGCACCTTCCGCAACACACAGGGTTGTTGGGCCACGAAGCAAGTGCAGAGATCAGATGAAGATCCCACAATATTTGACATAACCTACCGAGGAAAACATACCTGTTCTCAAGGAAACAACGCCGTTTTGCCACCTAAGTCACCAGACAAACAAGAGAAGACACACAGTCATAACATTGACATTCACCATGCACAGGCATCACAAGAAAACCTTACAAAGTTCAGAAACATCTTGTCTGTCAACACAGACAAACTAGACAATGGAGATATGGCATATCCTTTCACTTTCCCTTCGACTTCATCAGGATGCACGAAACAATACAACCACAGCTTGATTCCTTTGACCCTAGAGAATGAGTATTTCTTGAGCGATCAATACCAAACGCACCTGTTATCTCCAACAACACCAGAATCAAACTATCTCCCATCCCCAACTTTCCAGATGAATGAGTTTGGTGCAATCTACAACAAGCCTTATTCAGACTCAGATATTAATGAGATCATTTCCACCAACACATCAGCAACCAATTCTCCAATTCCCGATTTCAATTTCTCACTTGATCCAGTGGAAATTGACCCCAATTTCCCTTTCAACACCCCAGGATTTTTCTCCTGATTGCACTATAAATGGAACACATTGAGCATATAGTCTTCCTAAAATAGGACAACTCCAGACAGAAGTAGAATTTTAGAATAAAGAATCAGCAACTGCAGCACTTATAAATGTCATTCCTTTTGGTCAATATTAGAATTACAGTTTTGGCACAATTTAGCAGTTTGAGGAGTGTACTTTCAAATTTATAGGTGCTCCAAATTTGTATTGCTATTTGGTACAACCCCAATGCCCCATCTTTAGTACAAGAGCATAGTAGCCACAAAGAACAACTAACCCACCAAATTAAGTTACAATATTGCGTCCTCTCAGaaataaatcaatattaaaagagTTTTTAGAACACTACTGAAGAGCACTTAAGAGAACGAcgataaaaaattacacatcaAAATTGGATTCGCTGGCCAAACCTTTGTAAGATTCCATTCCAATCAACAACTTAATTACAcattgatataataatattaacaacaaAATGACTTCAAATATCAAACCTGCATCCCGGGTTCCTTCTTTTACTCCTCCGAGCTTGACTTAGGAGCAGATGAAGTTTCATCTTCTTgtgtattttcaatttttctaagACCCTCTCTGAGGCCCAACACAATGAACAAGTTAGTGAGAGTTAGAAGCGACTCAGCCCCGCCATGTAACCAGTCGACATTGGACAAAGAAGTTCCATAATGCACCTTCGCTGTTGCAAGGAACACAAATTACACGTCCATCTTCTTTAAACTGAGCTCATTTTCAAGAAATTAACTTAAAACTCACCGTAAATTCCAGCAGGTACTGTTCAATTTTCCAGagccatgaaaaaaaaagttgaaaacataCGAAATCAGATAGAGTAGAAGAATTGCAGTAACGAAAGGGACAGAGATAGAGAGAGACTGACTTGTGGCGCCGACAAAGGCGAGCAAGAAGTAGAAGCCAAAGAGGGTGAGGTTTGGAGCAGTCTTGGACTTGGTAATGAAGTATAAGAATCCGATGTAAGGAAACAAAGAGAAGGCGAAAAGCTGAGAAGCGATGCTCTGGGAATCAATGGTGGGTGCCCATGGATCAACCGGCAACGGCAACCCGCACACGATCCCTCTTCTTTTTCCGTTGCAAGGGTTCCATTTGGTGCTTCTTCTGAGGCTGTTTACGTTGTGCTTTTGCAGAAAGCTGGTTGGAGGGTTCAGAAAGTTGGGGGCTTTA contains:
- the LOC114176438 gene encoding uncharacterized protein LOC114176438, encoding MASAQCHKTCEQTCQQKNQHTSFGQKVSGFFKGHHSHSNEVTHTTQCTSQTKVLSHSGHSTTKTETQCSCTKTQTNNKRGHKKGLVQNIKDRLSEHDGSSSSSSDSESDNENCRKRKD
- the LOC114177873 gene encoding probable WRKY transcription factor 41, with translation MESEWSWEQNTLINELVQGMELARKLKEDLRMPYSVDSKDMLLQRILSSYEKALLILRCNASTSELQATSQATATLLPESPISVHGSPLSEDLDGAVKDHQEIKHDSKKRKITPKWMDHVRVSCESGLEGPQEDGYNWRKYGQKDILGAKYPRSYYRCTFRNTQGCWATKQVQRSDEDPTIFDITYRGKHTCSQGNNAVLPPKSPDKQEKTHSHNIDIHHAQASQENLTKFRNILSVNTDKLDNGDMAYPFTFPSTSSGCTKQYNHSLIPLTLENEYFLSDQYQTHLLSPTTPESNYLPSPTFQMNEFGAIYNKPYSDSDINEIISTNTSATNSPIPDFNFSLDPVEIDPNFPFNTPGFFS
- the LOC114177875 gene encoding uncharacterized protein LOC114177875, which translates into the protein MGGTMKLSLSLPLASLCKAPNFLNPPTSFLQKHNVNSLRRSTKWNPCNGKRRGIVCGLPLPVDPWAPTIDSQSIASQLFAFSLFPYIGFLYFITKSKTAPNLTLFGFYFLLAFVGATIPAGIYAKVHYGTSLSNVDWLHGGAESLLTLTNLFIVLGLREGLRKIENTQEDETSSAPKSSSEE